A region from the Cryptosporangium arvum DSM 44712 genome encodes:
- a CDS encoding HEXXH motif domain-containing protein, whose product MEYFRVPAVVFASLAAGGADETGVLREGQLSKRRLLLHTVRRSIETSSPTVAEDARLAAGWALLADALKAAPHEVDRLLLHPAVGDWGMHALRRLHGGASPAEVADDAGYLNGIVAAAVLRAGTTGEIPVRVRADGSVPLPGAGLFEGLGQRRWLTVHVENGVARLRDADETTWRPLRDLQSVAEGHRIGVTIDDLDPHRIPEELPIGGRLSDAAATHWQACLDDAWSLLVRRHPDRALSIARDITCLAPLLVTPGEPSVSASSGDSVGGIALTEPLDGQHMAEALVHEHAHNKLWSLLSHFRLVEPSDAVFYAPWRTDPRPAPGLLQGAYAHLNLVAYWEIERWQASGDAARLAHFEFARWRDAVDVVLGSLLESGALTELGVEFVRGMRRALEPLLRAPVPALALELAEDAQRENCIGWRLRNLHTDPDDLRAVASAWREHRPYPAGTVPRARPVPGSRASWTSGRRRLARERLLGNPAATVEHADGLRPADLAYADGKHADAAELYAQAVVRSAAPVDAWTGLALAHHQLGTPVAATLIAHPELIRELHDTLRSDGVPDPHRLAEWVSDGLTAPPVHLG is encoded by the coding sequence ATGGAGTATTTCCGAGTACCCGCAGTCGTCTTCGCCTCCCTGGCCGCCGGCGGCGCCGACGAAACCGGCGTGCTCCGCGAAGGACAACTCAGCAAACGACGTCTTCTGCTCCATACCGTGCGACGTAGCATCGAGACGTCCAGCCCGACGGTGGCCGAGGATGCGCGGCTCGCCGCCGGGTGGGCTCTGCTGGCCGATGCGCTGAAGGCCGCGCCGCACGAGGTCGACCGGCTCCTGCTGCACCCCGCGGTCGGGGACTGGGGGATGCACGCTCTCCGTCGGCTGCACGGCGGCGCCTCTCCGGCCGAGGTCGCCGACGACGCCGGTTACCTGAACGGCATCGTGGCCGCGGCGGTGCTGCGGGCCGGGACGACGGGCGAGATCCCGGTCCGGGTTCGTGCCGACGGCTCCGTTCCCCTCCCTGGGGCTGGGCTGTTCGAGGGGCTCGGACAGCGACGCTGGCTGACCGTCCACGTGGAGAACGGTGTCGCTCGACTCCGCGATGCGGACGAGACGACCTGGCGGCCGCTCCGCGACCTCCAGTCGGTCGCCGAGGGCCACCGCATCGGTGTGACGATCGATGATCTCGACCCCCACCGCATACCGGAGGAGCTGCCGATCGGCGGCCGACTGTCCGACGCGGCCGCGACGCATTGGCAGGCTTGTCTCGACGACGCGTGGAGCCTGCTGGTCCGGCGGCATCCGGATCGAGCGTTGTCGATCGCTCGGGACATCACCTGTCTCGCTCCACTGCTCGTCACTCCGGGCGAGCCGAGCGTCAGCGCGTCATCGGGCGACAGCGTCGGGGGCATCGCGCTCACCGAACCGCTGGACGGTCAACACATGGCCGAAGCGCTGGTCCACGAACACGCGCACAACAAGCTGTGGAGCCTGCTGAGCCATTTCCGGCTGGTGGAGCCGAGCGATGCGGTCTTCTACGCGCCATGGCGAACCGATCCCCGACCGGCGCCCGGCCTTCTCCAAGGTGCCTATGCCCACCTCAACCTCGTCGCCTACTGGGAGATCGAACGCTGGCAAGCAAGTGGCGACGCGGCCCGGCTCGCCCACTTCGAGTTCGCGCGGTGGCGAGACGCGGTCGACGTCGTCCTCGGTTCGCTGCTCGAGTCCGGGGCGCTGACCGAACTCGGCGTCGAGTTCGTGCGTGGCATGCGTCGTGCGCTGGAACCGCTGTTGCGCGCGCCGGTGCCGGCGCTTGCTCTCGAACTCGCCGAGGACGCACAGCGCGAGAATTGCATCGGATGGCGGCTCCGTAACCTCCACACCGACCCGGACGACCTGCGGGCGGTGGCCAGCGCGTGGCGGGAGCATCGTCCCTACCCGGCCGGCACCGTGCCGAGGGCGCGCCCCGTTCCTGGCTCCCGCGCGTCCTGGACCAGCGGGCGTCGACGACTGGCCCGCGAGCGTCTCCTCGGCAACCCCGCGGCGACCGTCGAGCACGCGGACGGTCTCCGCCCGGCGGATCTGGCCTATGCGGACGGCAAGCACGCCGACGCCGCGGAGCTGTACGCGCAGGCGGTCGTCCGATCAGCCGCACCGGTGGACGCGTGGACCGGCCTTGCGCTGGCTCACCACCAGTTGGGAACTCCGGTAGCGGCGACGCTCATCGCCCACCCGGAGCTCATCCGCGAACTCCACGACACGCTGAGGAGCGACGGGGTACCCGACCCGCACCGACTCGCGGAATGGGTGTCGGACGGCCTCACCGCGCCGCCCGTCCATCTGGGTTAG
- a CDS encoding SIR2 family NAD-dependent protein deacylase has product MYADEYGYPFRDRDDLSRVMQYAAFQVGDAVDLKSLVAQRLTRYVSPNFRASTSPHGLLARFPIPLYLTTNYDPYMTQALVAHGRPPNTAICHWDRTNTGDPVDPRPEAPVVFHLHGAATDPHSMVLTQDDYLNFLLALAIDKGFDEKSIIPNELLPLMTLRPLLFIGYSLKDWSFQVLSKGLTRLLPREERRRHVSIQLIDPLQDTDRVTFERAMSFLNHHFERQDISVYWGTAENFCTELNRRLGYGHVR; this is encoded by the coding sequence ATGTATGCCGACGAGTACGGCTATCCGTTCCGTGACCGCGACGATCTGTCGCGCGTGATGCAGTACGCCGCATTCCAGGTCGGCGATGCCGTGGATCTGAAGTCGCTGGTCGCTCAGCGCCTGACCCGATACGTCTCGCCCAATTTTCGCGCGAGCACCTCGCCGCACGGATTACTCGCTCGCTTCCCGATTCCGCTCTACCTCACCACGAATTACGACCCGTACATGACGCAGGCCCTGGTCGCTCACGGGCGCCCGCCGAACACCGCCATCTGCCATTGGGACCGCACCAACACCGGAGATCCGGTGGACCCCCGACCCGAGGCTCCGGTCGTCTTCCACCTGCACGGCGCGGCCACCGACCCGCACTCCATGGTGCTGACCCAGGACGACTACCTGAACTTCCTGCTGGCACTGGCGATCGACAAGGGGTTCGACGAGAAGAGCATCATCCCCAACGAACTGCTACCGCTGATGACCCTCCGGCCGCTCCTGTTCATCGGCTACAGCCTGAAAGACTGGTCTTTTCAAGTCCTCTCGAAAGGGCTCACTCGGCTGCTTCCCCGGGAGGAGCGACGACGGCACGTCAGCATCCAGCTGATCGACCCGTTACAAGACACCGATCGGGTGACCTTCGAACGTGCGATGTCATTTCTGAATCACCACTTCGAACGGCAGGACATCTCGGTTTACTGGGGCACCGCAGAGAACTTCTGCACCGAGTTGAACCGTCGCTTGGGGTACGGCCATGTCAGGTGA
- a CDS encoding FxsB family cyclophane-forming radical SAM/SPASM peptide maturase, with amino-acid sequence MASENWRPVPISQFILKLTSRCNLNCDYCYIFNKADKAWQDRPHRMSDATVDAIGARIGQHADAHGLSRVEAIIHGGEPMLYGPDALLHALDSIEQHLPAGTELDASVQTNGVLLDGTVLDTLLAHGIRVGVSMDGTRTAHDRHRRFPDGRPSFGIVERNLRRLGEPKYRSIYAGLLCVVDLEQDPIATYQQLAEFSPPRIDFLLPHGDWNSRPPGRPDDDTTPYADWLSAIFDRWFTQPGPRPGIRLFEEILQLLLGGHSRSENIGLSPVATLVIETDGSIQQIDSLRNAYPGAAETGMHVGTHLIDDALRHPGVVARQLGIDALADACRSCRFGRTCGGGAYPTRYRAGAGFQNRSVYCPDLFALIEHVRGAVVHQLRDHQEQN; translated from the coding sequence TTGGCTAGTGAGAACTGGCGGCCGGTACCGATCAGCCAGTTCATCCTCAAGTTGACATCGCGCTGCAACCTGAACTGCGATTACTGCTACATATTTAATAAAGCCGATAAAGCGTGGCAAGATCGTCCACATCGGATGTCCGATGCCACAGTGGACGCGATCGGCGCGCGCATCGGACAGCACGCGGACGCACACGGCCTAAGTCGGGTGGAAGCCATCATCCACGGCGGCGAACCGATGCTCTACGGCCCCGACGCACTGCTCCATGCCCTCGACTCGATCGAACAGCACCTCCCGGCCGGCACCGAACTAGACGCCTCCGTACAAACAAACGGCGTCCTCCTCGACGGCACAGTTCTCGACACGCTGCTGGCACACGGCATCCGCGTCGGCGTCAGCATGGACGGCACCCGGACCGCCCACGATCGCCATCGGCGGTTCCCCGACGGACGGCCGAGCTTCGGCATCGTCGAACGCAACCTGCGCCGACTCGGTGAGCCGAAGTACCGGTCGATCTACGCCGGGCTGCTGTGCGTCGTCGACCTGGAGCAGGACCCGATCGCCACCTACCAGCAGCTCGCCGAGTTCTCACCTCCGCGCATCGATTTCCTCTTGCCTCACGGTGACTGGAACTCTCGTCCACCCGGCCGACCCGACGATGACACCACCCCGTACGCGGACTGGCTCAGCGCGATCTTCGATCGATGGTTCACGCAGCCGGGCCCGCGTCCGGGCATACGTCTGTTCGAGGAGATTCTGCAACTGCTCCTGGGCGGACACAGCCGGTCGGAGAACATCGGCCTGTCCCCGGTCGCCACGCTGGTGATCGAAACCGACGGTTCGATCCAGCAGATCGATTCTCTCCGCAACGCGTACCCCGGCGCCGCGGAGACCGGGATGCACGTCGGAACTCACCTGATCGACGACGCGCTTCGGCACCCCGGCGTCGTCGCCCGTCAGCTCGGGATCGACGCGCTGGCCGACGCGTGCCGCTCCTGCCGGTTCGGGCGCACGTGTGGAGGTGGCGCCTACCCGACCCGCTATCGGGCGGGCGCCGGCTTCCAGAACCGGTCCGTGTACTGCCCCGACCTGTTCGCTCTGATCGAGCACGTCCGGGGCGCAGTTGTCCACCAGCTCCGTGACCACCAGGAACAGAACTGA
- a CDS encoding phytase: MRIALGLVAAVAVTVVTGSSVPSAPRPVAAAEAPVTAGATVETQPVEHSGDAADDPAFWFDPNDSSRSMIVGTDKKGALETYDLTGKRLQRIPNVFPNNVDVRGNVVVAADDDTGEGVLRIYLVDPATRRLSSAAVVPTTVTAHGVCLYRSPKTDKLYAFPNAVSGRVEQWELTVRGSKVTAKSVRLFNLGRAVEGCVADEASGALYIGQEKVGIWRYGAEPDAGRTRTLVDGARPERDGHIQADVEGLAIAGDRLYASSQGSSDFTVYGRMDNKYLGRFRVANSGGVDGCQDTDGIDATSRPLGPAFPTGMFVCQDGYNVEGSSVQRQNFKFVPLDRIVESIGEQPIPFP; the protein is encoded by the coding sequence ATGCGGATCGCGCTGGGGTTGGTAGCGGCAGTCGCCGTCACGGTGGTCACGGGCAGCAGCGTGCCGTCCGCGCCCAGACCGGTGGCTGCCGCCGAGGCCCCGGTGACCGCGGGGGCCACCGTGGAGACCCAGCCGGTGGAGCACTCCGGCGACGCCGCGGACGACCCCGCGTTCTGGTTCGACCCGAACGATTCGTCGCGCTCGATGATCGTCGGCACCGACAAGAAGGGCGCGCTGGAGACGTACGACCTGACCGGCAAGCGGCTCCAGCGCATCCCGAACGTGTTCCCGAACAACGTCGACGTGCGCGGCAACGTCGTGGTGGCCGCCGACGACGACACCGGCGAGGGTGTGCTGCGCATCTACCTGGTCGATCCCGCGACCAGGCGCCTGTCGTCGGCCGCGGTCGTACCCACCACCGTGACCGCGCACGGCGTCTGCCTGTACCGCTCCCCCAAGACCGACAAGCTCTACGCGTTCCCGAACGCTGTGTCCGGCCGGGTCGAGCAGTGGGAGCTGACCGTCCGGGGCTCGAAGGTGACCGCGAAGTCCGTCCGGTTGTTCAACCTCGGCCGGGCCGTGGAGGGCTGCGTCGCCGACGAGGCGTCCGGCGCGCTCTACATCGGCCAGGAGAAGGTCGGCATCTGGCGCTACGGCGCCGAGCCCGACGCCGGCCGCACCCGTACCCTCGTCGACGGCGCCCGTCCCGAACGCGACGGCCACATCCAGGCCGACGTCGAGGGGCTGGCCATCGCCGGTGACCGCCTGTACGCGTCGTCCCAGGGCAGCAGCGACTTCACCGTGTACGGCCGGATGGACAACAAGTACCTCGGCCGCTTCCGCGTAGCGAACAGCGGCGGCGTCGACGGGTGCCAGGACACCGACGGCATCGACGCCACGTCACGCCCCTTGGGCCCGGCGTTCCCGACCGGCATGTTCGTCTGCCAGGACGGTTACAACGTGGAGGGCTCGTCGGTGCAGCGCCAGAACTTCAAGTTCGTCCCGCTGGACCGAATTGTGGAGTCGATCGGGGAACAACCGATCCCGTTTCCGTAG
- a CDS encoding acetyl/propionyl/methylcrotonyl-CoA carboxylase subunit alpha — MHKVLIANRGEIAVRVVRACRDAGLVSVAVYADSDRDALHARLADEAYALGGDTPGDSYLRIDKLIDVAKQSGADAVHPGYGFLSENAEFAQAVIDADLTWIGPTPDAIRALGDKVEARHIATAAGAPLVPGTKDPVAGADEVVAFAEEHGLPVAIKAAFGGGGRGLKVARTLEEIPELFASAVREAEAAFGRGECFVERYLDHPRHVEAQVLADQHGTVVVVGTRDCSLQRRHQKLVEEAPAPFLNDTQRKNIHDAAKAICKAAGYHGAGTVEFLVGVDGTISFLEVNTRLQVEHPVSEETAGVDLVREQFRIADGEPLRFTEDPTPRGHSFEFRINGEDPGRNFLPAPGAVNSFVLPTGPGVRVDTGVEPGSVIGGNFDSLLAKLIVTGSSRQEALERSRRALDEMQVDGIATVLPFHRVVVRDPAFAPADADEAFSVHTRWIETEFDNQIPPYSGSAPEAAEEAEREIVVVEVGGKRLEVSLPAGLATSAPAQATKKPKKRAGGTKAGAGASGDSVVSPMQGTIVKIAVADGDEVAEGDLVVVLEAMKMEQPLTAHKAGTVSDLSAAVGDVIASGAAVCEIK; from the coding sequence GTGCACAAGGTTCTCATCGCCAACCGGGGTGAGATCGCGGTTCGCGTGGTTCGCGCCTGCCGTGATGCGGGGTTGGTCAGCGTGGCCGTCTACGCCGACTCCGACCGGGACGCGCTGCACGCGCGGCTGGCCGACGAAGCGTACGCGCTGGGCGGCGACACCCCGGGCGACTCGTACCTGCGCATCGACAAGCTGATCGACGTCGCGAAGCAGTCCGGCGCGGACGCGGTCCACCCGGGCTACGGATTCCTGTCGGAGAACGCCGAGTTCGCGCAGGCCGTGATCGACGCCGACCTCACCTGGATCGGCCCCACGCCGGACGCGATCCGGGCCCTCGGCGACAAGGTCGAGGCCCGGCACATCGCCACCGCGGCCGGCGCCCCGCTGGTCCCCGGCACGAAGGACCCGGTCGCCGGCGCCGACGAGGTCGTGGCGTTCGCCGAGGAGCACGGGCTTCCGGTCGCGATCAAAGCCGCGTTCGGCGGTGGCGGGCGTGGCCTGAAGGTCGCGCGGACGCTGGAGGAGATCCCGGAGCTGTTCGCCTCCGCCGTGCGCGAGGCGGAGGCCGCGTTCGGCCGCGGCGAATGCTTCGTCGAGCGCTACCTGGACCACCCGCGGCACGTCGAGGCCCAGGTGCTGGCCGATCAGCACGGCACGGTGGTGGTCGTCGGCACCCGCGACTGCTCGCTGCAGCGGCGTCACCAGAAGCTGGTGGAAGAGGCCCCGGCGCCGTTCCTGAACGACACCCAGCGCAAGAACATCCACGACGCCGCCAAAGCCATCTGCAAGGCGGCCGGGTACCACGGCGCCGGCACGGTCGAGTTCCTCGTCGGTGTCGACGGCACGATCAGCTTCCTCGAGGTCAACACGCGGTTGCAGGTCGAGCACCCGGTCAGCGAGGAGACCGCGGGCGTCGACCTGGTCCGTGAGCAGTTCCGGATCGCCGACGGCGAGCCGCTGCGGTTCACCGAGGACCCCACGCCGCGCGGCCACTCGTTCGAGTTCCGCATCAACGGCGAGGACCCCGGCCGCAACTTCCTGCCCGCCCCCGGCGCGGTCAACTCGTTCGTGCTGCCCACCGGGCCGGGCGTCCGGGTCGACACCGGCGTCGAGCCGGGCTCGGTGATCGGCGGGAACTTCGACTCGCTGCTGGCCAAGCTGATCGTCACCGGCTCCAGCCGGCAGGAGGCGCTCGAGCGCTCCCGGCGGGCCCTGGACGAGATGCAGGTCGACGGCATCGCGACCGTGCTGCCGTTCCACCGCGTCGTGGTTCGCGACCCGGCGTTCGCTCCCGCCGACGCCGACGAGGCGTTCAGCGTCCACACGCGATGGATCGAGACCGAGTTCGACAACCAGATCCCGCCGTACTCCGGAAGCGCCCCCGAGGCCGCCGAAGAGGCCGAGCGCGAGATCGTCGTCGTCGAGGTCGGAGGGAAGCGGCTGGAGGTGTCGCTCCCCGCGGGCCTGGCCACCAGCGCACCGGCGCAGGCCACCAAGAAGCCGAAGAAGCGGGCCGGCGGCACCAAGGCCGGCGCGGGGGCGAGCGGCGACTCGGTGGTCTCCCCGATGCAGGGCACGATCGTGAAGATCGCGGTCGCCGACGGGGACGAGGTCGCCGAGGGTGACCTGGTCGTCGTTCTCGAGGCGATGAAGATGGAGCAGCCGCTCACCGCGCACAAGGCCGGCACCGTCTCCGACCTGTCGGCCGCGGTCGGCGACGTCATCGCCTCCGGCGCGGCCGTCTGCGAGATCAAATAA
- a CDS encoding tetratricopeptide repeat protein, producing the protein MSGEQVSPYVGSRPFEASDRPLFFGRTRESDDVRNLWLSNRLLVLYGRTGVGKTSLVQAGVLPDITASGARYRTDFLPIGRLPAPNATLRPDPDGPNPYVFRLLSFWRPGATPAQLAQMTLPEFLSEVPATVDGDGLPLPLLVAIDQFERVFSDDPGNAEHVEQFLDQLARATERVKRLRVLISIRSDHVSSLLRHEARIGSHYRARYELHSLDAPSALAAVAAPVRRVGREFAPGVAERMVTHLRTTRVTSSVGEVTDISASRIEPVHLQVACAGLWRSLPSGTTVITAEFLRNRGTVEESLRRFCTESVDEVAARFHYRPIDVWAWLARTFLHHQGRSSAAYQGVALTGGLPNAVALAFESRRVLRSEVRFGSRWFELAHEALARAIHDTARQWTDPTEPDVDSTAFGYLRQAQAAFAEGREDLMKAYALEAVRLSLVSLPEIRREAISFLAQTGHRRAKTGRRRTGALDELTLAVRLLPADIAAKVDLARALRELGQAQGALAMLSAALIVAPDNVEALLERGLLHASRGADREARADLHAAIRLDPEVAERADVRGALARTDRPA; encoded by the coding sequence ATGTCAGGTGAGCAGGTATCTCCCTATGTGGGCTCGCGCCCTTTCGAGGCATCCGACCGGCCGCTCTTCTTCGGGCGCACCCGAGAATCCGACGATGTGCGAAACCTCTGGCTGAGCAACCGCCTGCTGGTTCTTTACGGCCGCACCGGAGTGGGAAAGACGTCGCTCGTCCAGGCCGGCGTTTTACCGGACATCACCGCATCCGGAGCCCGCTATCGCACCGACTTCCTACCTATCGGTCGGCTTCCGGCCCCCAACGCCACGCTCCGGCCCGATCCGGACGGACCGAACCCGTACGTCTTTCGGCTGCTCTCTTTCTGGCGCCCGGGGGCCACCCCCGCGCAGCTGGCGCAGATGACGCTGCCGGAATTCCTTTCCGAAGTCCCGGCCACCGTCGACGGGGACGGTTTGCCGCTGCCGCTTCTGGTGGCGATCGACCAGTTCGAGCGGGTCTTCAGCGACGATCCGGGGAACGCGGAACATGTCGAGCAGTTTCTCGATCAACTCGCCCGGGCAACCGAACGCGTCAAGCGACTCCGGGTGCTCATCTCCATCCGCTCGGATCACGTCTCGTCGCTGCTGCGGCACGAGGCCCGGATCGGCTCGCATTATCGGGCCCGGTACGAACTGCACTCCCTCGACGCGCCCTCGGCCCTGGCCGCCGTCGCCGCGCCGGTTCGCCGAGTCGGACGGGAATTCGCCCCCGGGGTCGCCGAGCGGATGGTCACCCACCTCCGCACCACGCGGGTGACCAGTTCCGTCGGTGAGGTGACCGACATCAGCGCCAGCAGGATCGAGCCCGTCCACCTGCAAGTAGCCTGCGCGGGCCTGTGGCGCTCGCTGCCGTCCGGCACGACCGTGATCACGGCCGAGTTCCTCCGGAACCGGGGCACCGTCGAGGAGTCGCTGCGTCGGTTCTGCACGGAATCCGTCGACGAGGTGGCGGCCCGATTCCACTATCGTCCGATCGACGTCTGGGCCTGGCTGGCGCGAACCTTTCTCCACCACCAAGGGCGTTCCAGCGCGGCTTATCAGGGCGTCGCGCTCACCGGCGGCCTCCCGAATGCGGTCGCCCTCGCATTCGAGTCACGTCGGGTACTGCGCTCGGAGGTCCGATTCGGGTCCCGCTGGTTCGAGCTGGCGCACGAGGCCTTGGCGCGCGCCATTCACGACACCGCTCGACAGTGGACCGATCCGACCGAGCCGGACGTGGACAGCACGGCCTTCGGCTATCTACGCCAAGCACAGGCCGCCTTCGCCGAGGGGCGCGAAGACCTGATGAAGGCCTACGCTCTCGAGGCGGTTCGACTGAGCCTGGTCTCGTTGCCCGAGATCCGCCGCGAGGCCATCTCCTTCCTCGCTCAAACCGGACACCGTCGGGCCAAGACCGGCCGGCGTCGAACCGGCGCGCTGGACGAACTGACGCTCGCCGTCCGCCTGCTTCCGGCCGACATCGCCGCGAAGGTCGATCTGGCCCGCGCTCTCCGCGAACTCGGCCAGGCCCAAGGCGCGCTCGCGATGCTCAGCGCCGCCCTGATCGTCGCCCCCGACAACGTCGAGGCCCTGCTCGAACGCGGCCTGCTCCACGCGTCCCGGGGAGCTGATCGCGAAGCCAGGGCCGATCTGCACGCGGCCATCCGGCTCGATCCGGAGGTGGCCGAGCGAGCGGATGTCCGAGGGGCGTTGGCGCGGACCGACCGCCCGGCCTGA
- the fxsT gene encoding FxSxx-COOH system tetratricopeptide repeat protein — MTEISGPAREIPVVWGNVPQRNKNFTGRATLLEELRAQLRREQKAALLPYAIHGLGGVGKTQLAAEYAYRNSAHYQVVWWVSADQLSIARSGLAALAPRLGLQELTPGRTEEAVAAVLDSLRRGTPYSRWLLVFDNADQPEDLRELLPQGQIEGHVLVTSRNHRWQSVAETVEVDVFSRAESLEFLQRRVAGIAAEDADRLAEELGDLPLALEQAGALMVETGIPSGDYLKALQDEAGKVLTENPPTDYPVPVAAAWSISMGHVSQQMPFALELLQRCALLGPEPIPRDLLVRGARRLPGSFGENLQDPIIVGRAMRELGRYALARIDNNRRTVQVHRLIQRLVRDGLDHEQTIQIRSEVHLLLAERDPDNPSDIQNWPRYQEIYPHLFPSGAPESTDPVVRRLIRNVTLYLYLSGEYAACNTLIDQALAAWESDSGPEDQNVLILRGQKANLLWGRARYAEAYELRRPTLTLMRAVLGEDNPETLTVTNDHAADLRVRGEFVAALELDEDSLRRHRETFGDESLETFRARNNLSLDNELIGDYTIALELDQHNYEEQLAFFGQDDDPNVVLSLAGISRDLRHLGRYSEALDRARLAYERYERLVTNKTLAKDHLWVLTQYRDMGIVQRLAGEVEPALKQARDAYQRFQSSILGGDHPDALAAGISLGNALRLAGSLRLPGGDYLGEAVDLLNDTVARYGNVWQSTHPFAQAATINLAVVQLARDGYEEARRYLEEARAGLEVSLGSGHHYTLVCAANLATALAELGQVEEARALGEATTPQLRAVLGPEHPHTLGAELNLGLDRIADGDRASGEALRREAMTGFARILGSGHYDVETAERRGRVSSVIDPPPI, encoded by the coding sequence GTGACGGAGATCAGTGGCCCGGCCCGAGAAATTCCGGTGGTGTGGGGCAATGTCCCCCAGAGAAACAAGAACTTCACCGGTCGCGCGACCCTCCTCGAGGAACTCCGGGCACAGCTCAGGCGAGAGCAGAAGGCGGCGCTACTGCCCTATGCCATCCACGGTCTCGGTGGCGTCGGTAAGACTCAACTCGCGGCGGAGTACGCCTACCGCAACAGCGCGCACTATCAAGTCGTTTGGTGGGTATCGGCAGACCAGTTGTCGATTGCCCGGTCCGGACTGGCTGCCCTCGCTCCCCGGCTCGGTCTGCAGGAACTGACGCCCGGTCGCACCGAAGAAGCCGTCGCGGCCGTGCTCGACTCGTTGAGACGGGGGACGCCCTACAGTCGATGGCTGCTCGTCTTCGACAATGCGGATCAGCCCGAAGATCTTCGCGAACTCCTTCCGCAGGGACAGATCGAAGGCCACGTCCTCGTGACGTCACGAAATCACCGCTGGCAGAGCGTCGCCGAGACGGTCGAGGTCGACGTGTTCTCCCGGGCCGAGAGCCTGGAGTTCCTGCAGCGTCGGGTGGCCGGGATCGCTGCGGAGGACGCCGACCGGCTCGCCGAGGAACTCGGTGACCTTCCGCTCGCGCTCGAGCAGGCAGGCGCACTGATGGTGGAGACCGGCATCCCCAGCGGCGACTATCTGAAGGCACTCCAGGACGAAGCGGGGAAGGTGCTCACGGAGAATCCGCCGACGGACTATCCGGTGCCGGTGGCCGCAGCCTGGAGCATCTCGATGGGCCACGTGAGCCAGCAGATGCCGTTCGCGCTGGAGCTGCTCCAGCGGTGTGCTCTGCTCGGTCCGGAACCCATCCCCCGCGACCTTCTCGTCCGTGGTGCCCGGAGGCTTCCGGGTTCGTTCGGCGAGAACCTGCAGGATCCGATCATCGTGGGTCGGGCGATGAGGGAGCTGGGCCGGTACGCGCTCGCACGAATCGACAACAACCGTCGGACGGTTCAGGTTCACCGGCTCATTCAGCGTCTGGTGCGCGACGGCCTGGACCACGAGCAGACGATCCAGATCCGGAGCGAGGTCCACCTGCTGCTCGCCGAGCGGGACCCGGACAACCCGAGCGACATCCAGAACTGGCCGCGTTATCAAGAGATCTATCCGCACCTGTTCCCGTCGGGTGCGCCGGAGTCGACCGACCCGGTGGTTCGGCGTCTGATCCGTAACGTCACCCTCTACCTCTATCTGAGCGGCGAGTACGCCGCGTGCAACACGCTCATCGATCAGGCCCTGGCCGCCTGGGAGTCCGACTCCGGTCCGGAGGACCAGAACGTCCTGATCCTGCGCGGGCAGAAGGCGAATCTCCTGTGGGGACGAGCGCGTTATGCGGAGGCCTACGAGCTCCGGCGGCCGACGCTGACGCTCATGCGCGCGGTGCTGGGTGAGGACAATCCGGAGACCCTCACCGTCACCAACGACCACGCCGCCGACCTGCGCGTGAGAGGGGAGTTCGTGGCGGCCCTCGAGCTGGACGAGGATTCCCTGCGGCGACACCGGGAGACGTTCGGCGACGAGAGCCTCGAGACGTTCCGCGCCCGCAACAACCTGTCCCTCGACAACGAGCTGATCGGCGACTACACGATCGCGTTGGAGCTCGACCAGCACAACTACGAGGAACAGCTGGCGTTCTTCGGGCAGGACGACGACCCGAACGTGGTGCTGTCCCTCGCCGGGATCTCGCGGGACCTCCGGCACCTGGGCCGCTACAGCGAGGCGTTGGATCGCGCGCGCCTCGCCTACGAGCGCTACGAGCGTCTGGTCACGAACAAGACCCTGGCCAAAGACCACCTCTGGGTGCTCACCCAGTATCGCGACATGGGCATCGTCCAGCGGCTGGCCGGCGAAGTCGAACCGGCGCTCAAGCAGGCTCGTGACGCCTACCAGCGGTTCCAGAGCTCGATTCTCGGTGGTGACCACCCGGACGCGCTCGCGGCCGGGATCAGCTTGGGCAACGCACTCCGGCTCGCGGGCTCGCTCCGGCTACCGGGCGGGGACTACCTGGGCGAAGCCGTCGACCTTCTGAACGACACGGTCGCCCGGTACGGAAACGTGTGGCAGTCTACGCATCCGTTCGCGCAAGCCGCCACGATCAATCTCGCGGTCGTGCAGCTCGCCCGGGACGGGTACGAAGAGGCTCGTCGTTACCTCGAGGAAGCGCGTGCCGGCCTCGAGGTCTCGCTCGGTTCCGGTCACCACTACACGCTGGTCTGCGCGGCGAACCTGGCGACGGCGCTGGCCGAACTGGGCCAGGTGGAGGAGGCTCGCGCGCTCGGAGAGGCGACCACTCCGCAGCTGCGCGCAGTGTTGGGCCCGGAACATCCCCATACGCTCGGCGCCGAGCTCAATCTGGGGCTGGATCGCATCGCCGACGGCGATCGGGCGAGCGGTGAGGCGCTTCGCCGCGAAGCGATGACCGGGTTCGCGCGTATCCTGGGCTCGGGCCACTACGACGTCGAAACAGCCGAACGCCGGGGACGAGTGTCGTCGGTGATCGATCCCCCTCCGATCTAA